The proteins below are encoded in one region of Hordeum vulgare subsp. vulgare chromosome 3H, MorexV3_pseudomolecules_assembly, whole genome shotgun sequence:
- the LOC123439561 gene encoding zinc finger CCCH domain-containing protein 1-like — MEGESRAAAANAFNGAPIRRWAEDVIVLSSGRPPRSEEAVAGQGQRTETPPEKLYYKTRLCDKYEASGRCVYEDSCTFAHGRAELRPPVAPPSHAVWRRPHDQEHGGGRVGHNFRDRGTCHFGDKFAFPHAAAPAPPGHAIHITGDQKLLADERRTATRPAMPSSATRYGAPGPARAFPPVPVPAARDRFGQMPEEDGGQKPNRLMLMSLRKTSGIYGDWPEQY; from the exons ATGGAGGGGGagagccgcgccgccgccgccaacgcCTTCAACGGCGCCCCGATACGCCGCTGGGCGGAGGACGTGATCGTGCTGTCCTCGGGGAGGCCGCCGCGGtccgaggaggcggtggcggggcaGGGGCAGCGCACGGAGACGCCGCCGGAGAAGCTCTACTACAAGACCAGGCTCTGCGACAAGTACGAGGCCAGCGGCCGCTGCGTCTACGAGGACAGTTGCACCTTCGCGCACGGCCGCGCCGAGCTGCGCCCGCCGGTCGCCCCCCCCTCCCACGCCGTTTGGCGCAGGCCGCACGACCAGGAGCACGGCGGCGGGAGGGTGGGCCACAACTTCAGGGACAGGGGCACCTGCCATTTCGGGGACAAGTTCGCCTTCCCCCACGCCGCCGCGCCGGCACCACCTG GTCACGCGATTCACATCACCGGGGACCAGAAGCTGCTGGCCGACGAGCGGAGGACCGCCACGCGGCCCGCGATGCCATCCTCGGCGACGCGCTACGGTGCTCCGGGCCCCGCCAGGGCGTTCCCGCCGGTGCCTGTCCCGGCCGCGCGTGATCGTTTTGGCCAGATGCCCGAGGAGGACGGTGGCCAAAAGCCCAACAGGCTGATGCTCATGAGCCTCCGGAAGACCAGCGGCATCTACGGCGACTGGCCGGAGCAGTACTGA